The following are encoded in a window of Castanea sativa cultivar Marrone di Chiusa Pesio chromosome 9, ASM4071231v1 genomic DNA:
- the LOC142609178 gene encoding uncharacterized protein LOC142609178 encodes MVRDLIDAESKEWKVDVVRQNFLSQDVEAILSIPLCVNGAWDKLVLAENKNGRFSVKSAYKVVMEDGLFGGRSSYSSQSELRKVKKGLWGMNVPNKVKHFAWKACRNILAIKENLRKRKITSNDICDCCGTHIETERTTLPEKWNPLAQGCYKVNVDGAMFNKRKQTGIGVVIRDDVGEVIAAMSKRMAVPLGALETEAKAMETAVCFAVDVGIRDVIFEGDSLLIYNALHDLGLSPAAI; translated from the exons ATGGTACGTGATCTCATAGATGCTGAGAGCAAAGAATGGAAAGTCGATGTGGTGCGTCAGAACTTCTTATCTCAGGACGTGGAGGCAATTTTAAGTATTCCATTGTGTGTTAATGGAGCTTGGGATAAGTTAGTTTTGGCTGAGAATAAAAATGGGAGGTTCTCGGTAAAAAGTGCATACAAGGTGGTTATGGAGGATGGCTTGTTTGGTGGAAGATCGAGCTACTCAAGCCAATCTGAGTTGAGGAAGGTCAAGAAAGGCTTATGGGGAATGAACGTTCCTAACAAAGTGAAACACTTTGCATGGAAAGCTTGTAGGAATATTTTGgccataaaagaaaatttgcGTAAGAGAAAAATCACGTCCAATGATATTTGTGATTGTTGTGGGACCCATATTGAGACT GAAAGGACGACTTTGCCAGAAAAGTGGAACCCACTGGCACAAGGCTGCTATAAGGTCAATGTTGATGGCGCCATGTTCAATAAACGGAAGCAAACAGGTATAGGCGTGGTCATTAGAGATGATGTAGGGGAGGTGATCGCCGCGATGAGCAAAAGGATGGCTGTTCCATTAGGTGCGCTGGAGACGGAAGCGAAGGCGATGGAGACCGCAGTTTGTTTTGCTGTAGATGTAGGAATTAGGGACGTGATTTTTGAAGGAGACTCGCTTCTGATCTACAACGCACTCCATGATTTGGGTTTGTCGCCGGCGGCCATCTAG